Proteins from a single region of Ischnura elegans chromosome 2, ioIscEleg1.1, whole genome shotgun sequence:
- the LOC124154610 gene encoding ATP-binding cassette sub-family B member 10, mitochondrial, which produces MILTPGLFCKILAKNYLRPPQYVHKSISSYYRGEEWRKIVNCVYPRRNRVCALRYRDYVARGYSTVTPRSAFCSLFRRKPCNFSPFGSRVRVFCFSRQLRQKVVKQLVNGKQPSLGKQAKFSEIRRLLSLAKPEKWRITGAILFLIVSSSVTMAVPFCLGKVIDIIYTSESGVMKEKLYTLAGILIGVFIIGGLCNFGRVYLMSISGQRITQALRTKVFSSIMKQEVAFFDKNKTGELINRLSADSSLVSQSVTMNISDGLRSSMMVMAGVSMMFYLSPQLALVGLAIVPPMAGMAVVYGRFVKKITQAVQDSLAEATHVAEERIANVRTVKSFSNERREIASYENKTLVVLKLAYKEALARGIFFGMTGLGGNIMILSVLCYGGEMVAKQSLTVGELSSFLLYAAYVGISVAGISSFYSEAMRGIGASTRLWELIDREPMIPLKGGLRPGATPVGCITFNDVWFCYPSRTEPVFRGLNLEVEAGKTYAVVGASGSGKSTLAALLLRLYDPDRGVITLDGVSVANIDPSWLRRHIATVSQEPVLFSGTIRDNILYGIGGSDLESQGVMSEGGGPKHASDTECRVVEAAREANALNFIMDLPEQFDTRVGERGVMLSGGQKQRVAIARAIIKNPKILLLDEATSALDSESEHLVQEALERIMRGRTVLTIAHRLSTICNADLIAVLDDGRIAEKGSYAELLAIKDGLFKKLVKHQSFFEGSSS; this is translated from the exons atgattttaactccaggtttattttgtaaaatattagcGAAAAATTATTTACGACCTCCTCAGTATGTGCATAAATCTATCTCATCTTATTACCGAGGAGAAGAATGGCGTAAAATAGTTAATTGTGTTTATCCCCGTCGTAACCGAGTTTGTGCTTTAAGATACCGGGACTACGTTGCTAGAGGCTACTCTACGGTAACACCCAGATCTGCTTTTTGTAGCCTTTTTCGGAGGAAACCGTGTAATTTTTCTCCCTTTGGTAGCAGAGTTAGAGTTTTTTGTTTCAGTAGACAGTTAAGGCAAAAGGTGGTTAAGCAACTGGTCAATGGCAAACAGCCATCCCTTGGCAAACAAgctaaattttcagaaattaggAGGCTTTTATCTCTAGCAAAGCCAGAAAAATGGCGAATCACGG GagcaattttattcttaattgttTCCTCTTCTGTGACAATGGCTGTGCCCTTCTGCCTAGGAAAGGTCATTGACATAATATACACTTCTGAATCTGGTGTAATGAAGGAGAAGCTTTATACGTTAGCCGGAATATTGATCGGTGTATTTATCATTGGTGGACTCTGTAATTTTGGAAGAGTCTATCTTATGTCAATATCAG GTCAAAGAATAACTCAGGCACTTAGAACAAAGGTATTTTCTTCAATAATGAAACAAGAAGTagcattttttgataaaaacaaaACTGGTGAATTAATTAACCGGCTATCTGCAGATTCATCCCTAGTCAGTCAGTCTGTTACAATGAACATATCTGATGGACTTCGCTCGTCCATGATGGTCATGGCTGGTGTGTCAATGATG TTCTATCTATCACCTCAATTAGCATTGGTAGGTTTGGCAATCGTGCCACCAATGGCTGGAATGGCCGTTGTGTATGGGCGATTTGTCAAGAAAATCACCCAGGCTGTGCAG GATTCTTTGGCTGAAGCTACGCATGTAGCTGAGGAGCGAATCGCTAATGTTAGAACTGTCAAGTCCTTTAGTAATGAGCGTCGAGAAATAGCATCCTATGAGAATAAAACCCTCGTGGTTTTGAAACTTGCCTACAAAGAAGCTTTAGCCAgaggaatattttttggaatg acaGGATTAGGAGGAAATATAATGATTCTCTCAGTGTTGTGCTATGGAGGTGAGATGGTGGCCAAGCAGTCTCTCACAGTGGGCGAGCTCTCTTCCTTCCTACTGTACGCTGCCTATGTTGGAATCTCGGTGGCTGGCATCTCATCCTTTTACTCGGAAGCAATGAGGGGAATTGGGGCCAGCACTAGGCTTTGGGAGCTCATCGATCGAGAGCCAATGATTCCACTCAAAG GAGGTTTGAGGCCGGGAGCTACTCCAGTTGGATGCATCACTTTCAATGATGTCTGGTTCTGCTATCCCTCACGCACTGAGCCTGTATTCCGTGGATTGAACCTAGAGGTAGAGGCAGGAAAGACGTATGCAGTTGTTGGCGCCAGTGGTTCAGGAAAGAGTACTTTGGCTGCACTTCTATTGCGCCTTTATGACCCTGACAGGGGAGTCATAACCCTGGATGGTGTTTCTGTTGCAAACATTGACCCATCATGGCTTCGCCGCCATATTGCTACTGTCAGTCAG GAGCCTGTCCTATTCTCGGGCACCATCAGGGACAATATTTTGTATGGCATCGGCGGAAGCGACCTTGAGTCACAGGGTGTGATGTCGGAGGGAGGAGGTCCTAAGCATGCGAGTGATACGGAGTGCAGAGTGGTGGAGGCAGCAAGGGAGGCGAATGCCCTCAACTTCATCATGGACCTCCCGGAGCAGTTCGACACGCGAGTGGGTGAGAGGGGAGTGATGCTGTCGGGAGGGCAGAAGCAGCGGGTGGCGATCGCACGGGCCATCATCAAG AATCCAAAGATTCTTCTTTTGGATGAAGCAACTAG TGCCTTGGATTCTGAAAGTGAACACTTGGTCCAGGAGGCCCTGGAAAGAATTATGAGGGGCCGGACTGTTTTGACAATAGCACATAGACTGTCCACAATTTGCAATGCAG ATTTGATTGCTGTTTTGGACGATGGAAGAATAGCTGAAAAGGGATCATATGCCGAATTATTGGCCATCAAAGATGGCTTGTTCAAGAAGTTGGTGAAGCATCAATCTTTTTTTGAGGGAAGCAGTTCATAG